From the Salmo trutta chromosome 30, fSalTru1.1, whole genome shotgun sequence genome, one window contains:
- the LOC115168648 gene encoding GDP-fucose protein O-fucosyltransferase 1-like, whose amino-acid sequence MSFPDLAEICRALKLWVKKTPCLFCLHRHSPTSLRSKSYSNKVKVVSNKQDLAQLDLYILSQSDHFVGNCVLLFLLLSNETVMSMPGRRLSSGMD is encoded by the exons ATGTCCTTCCCGGATCTCGCTGAGATCTGCCGGGCCCTCAAGCTCTGGGTCAAGAAAACCCCCTGCCTGTTCTGTTTACATCGCCACAGTCCCACCTCGCTGAGATCCAAAAGTTATTCCAATAAG GTGAAGGTGGTGAGCAACAAGCAAGACTTGGCCCAGCTGGACTTGTACATCCTAAGCCAGTCTGACCACTTCGTTGGGAACTgtgtcctcctcttcctgcttTTGTCAAACGAGACCGTGATGTCCATGCCCGGCCGTCGTCTTTCTTCGGGAATGGACTAG